DNA from Massilia antarctica:
GATATGCGCACACCCCGACTGGCCTCGCTCGCCCTGATCGCGGCAGCGGCCCTTGCCCCTTCCAGCCACGCCGCCGTCACCAAGGTCGATGTCGGCGCCCCCCTGCCGCGCGCCGCCCTGCTCAAGGAAGGCGTACACCACTACCTGCGCTACCTGCACAGCGGCGAGAGCCGGGTACCGGCCGACATCATCACGCGCGAGATCCGCTTCGCCACCGAGGACGGCCAGAAACGCATGCAGATCCGGCAGCGCTACGACACGGCGGCGTCGGCGGCATCGCTCAAAACCGTCAGCTCCTGGTTCGACGCGGACACCTTGCGCCCGCGTACCCACGAACGCATCGCCGAAAAAGACGGCAAGCGCGTGGTGGAGGGCTTCGTGTTCGCACCCGACAAGATCACCGGCATGCAGGACCTCGCCGAGAGCATCAACAAGGACCTGGTGGTCGACTCGCCCGAGCCCACCTTCAACTTCGAAACCGATATCGAAACCTTGCAAGCCTTGCCGCTGGCCGACGGCTACGAAGCGCGCATCAACTTCTATCACCCGGGCGGCCAGCAGGGGCCGGCGCGCTACCTGTTCAAGGTCACCGGATCGGCCAGCATCCCCGGCCCGGGCGGCATGATCGACTGCTGGGTCGTCACGACCGACTACAACCGCCCCGGTTACGTATCGACCTTCTGGTTCGCCAAAGGCAGCCAGCTGATGGTGCGCCAGGACAGCCCGGTCGGCGAGGGCAAGGTGGTGGTCAAGACCCTGATCGACTAGTCATTACGACAGACTCGCCAGCGCACCGGCCAGGGTCGGATGGCGGAAGACGAAACCGCCCGCCTGCAGCTTCGTCGGGGCCACGCGCTGGCCTTCGAGCAGCAGGTCGGCCTGTTCGCCCAGCGCCAGGCGCATCGGCCAGCCGGGTGTCGGCAGCCAGTAAGGTCGTTTCAATACCTTGGCCGCCACCCGGTTGAAGCCGGCCTGCGACAGGCTCTCCGGCGCGGTGAAGTTGTAGGCCCCGCCCTCGGCGCCGGTCCACAGATGGGCGATGCCGCCGATGACATCGTCCACATGAATCCACGACAGCCACTGGCGCCCGTCGCCAAGCGGACCGCCCATGCCCAGTTTGACCGGCAGCAGCATCATCGGCAGCGCACCTTGCGTACCAAGCACCAGGCCGAAACGCATGCACACGACGCGCACGCCGCAAGCTGTGGCAGTGCCGGCCGCTTCCTCCCATTCGCGGCACAGGTCCGACATGAACATCGGCTGCGGCGCATCGCTTTCTGTGAGTACGGTGTCGTCACCGCGCGCCTGGATGCCGTAGTAACCGATGGCCGACGCCGACAGCATCAGCGCCGGTTTGTGATGGGCGGCCGCGATCCAGGCCACCACCTTGCGCGTTGTGCCGATGCGGCTGGCGCGCAAGGCGGCGCGCCGTGCTTCGCTCCAGCGCCAGCCGAGAATGCGCGCCCCCGCCAGATTGATCACCACATCGATGCGGCGCGCCGGCGACAGCTGCGCCAGATCGCTGACGCACTCCACGCGGCCGTCGAACAGCCAGGCCGCGGCGCGCGGCTGGCGCGACAGCAGCGTGACCCGATGACCATCGGCCAGCAGCGCGCGCACCAGTTTCTGGCCGATGAAGCCCGTCGCCCCGGTCAGCAGTACCGCGCATTCGGTCGCGCCGAAGCGCAATGCCGGCGGGTGCGGCTGGGCCGCTTGACGAGCGAGGGCGCGCGCCGCGAAGGCGTCGCGCACGCCGGACAGTCCCACACCGGCACCGCACAGCAGCAGGAATGCGCTCAGGGCACCGTGCGGCGCCCATGCCAGCGCGGTCGGCAGCATCATGCTTTCCCCTGCATTCAGTGCCAGCAGCGCGATGAAGGCGCCGCCATTGAGCGTCAGCACGGTATGCGTGACCCGTTCGGTGGCCGGCAGCAGGCGGGTACGGTCCTCGACCACGAAATCCCACAAGGTCAGTCCGATCTCGACCGCGAACACCAGCAGCAGTGCCACCGCCCACAGGCCGTTGAAGCGCCAGCACGCCAGGCCGACATACATGGCGCAGTAAATCAGGGAGCGCAACGCATGGATCCGCAGCTCCAGACGGGCGCTCGCGCGGCCGGGCAAGGCCTCGGTCAGCTCATGGTGATACAGGGTGTCGAAGGCGCCCAGGCAGCCTTGGATGGCCATCAACTGCAACGCCAGCATATGGGTATTCATGAAATCACCTCGCGAAACACGCCCGCCTGCGTGAAGGTTGTACCGAACAGCGCGTGGCGGATCTCGATACGGATATCGAACTGCGCGCTGTCGTTATTGCGGTGGCATAGATAGGTTTTACCCGGCGTGAGCCAGGCCGGCAGGGGAATACGCACGCCGAACACCTGCCAGAAGTAGCCATCGCTCTCGAAGTGCAGGTTCCCGTCGCGCACCGCCAGCACCAGCTTCATCCCCATGCCCATGCCGACGTATTCGAGCACCTCGCCACGCGCGCTCTCCAACATGTAGGAAGTGAACTGCACCGGCTTGCGCCCGTTGAGGCGATAGATGCGCTGCTTGAAAATGGCCGCGCTGCCCTGTTTCGAATACACCTCGATATCGACCGGGAAATCGGCATCGTTAAACGGCATCAGCGCGCCCTGGATCAGCGGCATGGTGAGGTAGCCGAGCACGCGGCCGACGCTTGAACAGGTCAGTTCCGTCATCCGGCCCGTGTAGTGCAAGGGCTTGCCGGGCAAGGGGTTATGGTCGAAACGCGCCTGGATGTCGGGATGAAGGCCGCGCCATGCGGGACCGAGGATCTTCTTGAATAACTCGCCTTCGGACGCGATCATGTGCGCACCGCTTGCGTGCGGTCGACGCAGTACAGATACACCAGCGGCGGCAGCATTGTCGCCAGCGCGAAGGTATCGATCCAGATATTGTCCCAGCAGAGCGCGCGCAGCGACACCATCATGTCCTGCGGGGCCCACAGCAGCATGCCGGCGATCAGCGCGCCCCACGCAAAAGCGCTGCGCTGGCGGTCGCCGATCCAGGCCAGGGCGCCCATCCACAGGGCCGCGCTTTGCACGGTGGGGCCGAACAGCGAGATCCACCAGATTTGCTGCGCGTGGGCTGGCGTCGGCACGGTGGCGCCCCAGAACGCGGTTTCGATGCCGCGGTGGTAGCCGCTGAAGATCGCGGCGTCGGCGAACCATGGCAGCAGCATGCCGACCACCAGATGGGTGACGATGGCCGCGTACATCCAGCGGATGGCCCAGCGGCGCAGAAATGGAGAGTGCATACGTGCTTTCATCGTTTGAAGAAGGGATTGGGGCGCTCGCACACCCCCTCGGCGCAGGCCGGGGCGCGGTAGCCGAGCACGCGCGACATCAGGTAGCGGTGACGTGCGAACAGCCGGTACGACCAGCTGCACACGGTGCGCAAGCCGGGCACGCGCAGCGGCAGCACGCGCCAGGCCTGGCCGGCCAAGGTGTAGGCGCGCAGCATGCTGTCGATCCCCACCAGCACGCGGCCGTCGCGCGTCTGGCTGTGCAGCTCGCGGTTCAGGGCGGCCATGTCGACGCCCAGGTGGGCCGGATCGAAACCGGGAGCGGCGATATCGGCAAAGGCCAGACGCCCGGCTTGGTCCCATTGCGCCAGCCTGGCCATGCCGGCGCAGCAGAACGGGCATTTACCGTCGAAGTAGAGGGTCAGTTCGGCGCTGCTCATGGCGCGTCCTTGTCGTCGGGGCCGAGGAAGCGCGCCACCTTGCCGCCCATTTTCAGGAAGCGCTGCAGGGTCGCGGGCGGCAGGTGCTTGTAATCGTCGTAGGTCGTCCCTAACATGTCGAGGAAGGTCAGCACCTCGTTCATGCGCGCCAGCGCGGCTGGTTCGAGCGCGGTATCGGTATCGCCCTCGATGGCGCATTCGCGCAGCACGGTAAGGGTCGGATCGATCTCGCGCCGTTTGCGCTCCTCGACGATGACGCGGAAGATCTCCCACACATCCTGGAGGGCGACGAAGTGATCGCGCCGGTCGCCCATCAGGTGGGTGACCCGGATCAGGTTCCAGCTTTGCAGTTCCTTCAGGCTGTTGCTGACGTTCGAGCGTGCCACCGACAGCGCCTCGGCGATATCCTCGGCCGTGAGCGGACGGTTGGCGAGGAACAGCAGCGCATGAATCTGCGCGACGGTGCGGTTGACGCCCCAACGCGTGCCCATCTCGCCCCAGTGCAGGACGAATTTCTGTTCGGTCGGTCCCAATGCCATCATTTCTCCAATTTCATTCATTTCTGTCGTTACAGAAATTAAATACCGATTGACGGGGTTTGTCAACGTTAATCAGAGAAACGCACGATGGCACGGCGGGGGAATTTGCCCGTAAGTCGGTAAAGGCGCCTATAAACTGCCGAGTCAACACCCTACAACCGGGGTCTGACCTCTGATTAGCAATTTTTGTCTAGGTAGCAACGCGATTTGTCGCTCACCGGGCGAACCGCGATGCCACAGCGCCGTCGCCCCCTCCGTCTCCCATAGCAGCAGCGACGGCTGGTTGTTTCACGGCAGCGCAATGTTGGGCGAGGGACTTGTCCAGACTGAAATTATTTCAAGTCAGAGCTCTGACCCCGGTGTGGGGTAGCGATACATGACAGCAACTAATTTCTAATCAGAGGTCAGACCCCGGTGGTAGGCGTTGGCTTCAGGGGGTAGTCTTGGTGTCGGGCTTGGGCGGCGGCAGCGGGGTCGCCGATACTTTCGGCTGGCCGTTGGCGTCGAGGATCTGGATGAAGATCTCGTTTTTCTTGATCATGCCCAGCTCGAATCGCGCGCGCTCTTCCACCGCGCCCGTGCCATTGGTCAGGTCGTGCACTTCGGAGTCGAGCTTGGCGTTGCGCGCCTTTAGTTCAACCGTCTTGCGCTGCGCCAGCAAGACCTGGTTTTCCAGTTCGCCCACGCGCAGCCAGCCACCCTTGCCCAGCCAGAGCGGCAGTTGGATCAGGAGCAGGAGGGTCGCGAGAACGAGCGTAATGAGGCGCATACGGGAGGATGGCACCGGCCGCCACGCGGCCAGCCGGTGCGGTTCGGCTTACTTCAGGTTGTAGAAGGCGCTGCGGCCAGGGTAGCTGGCAATGTCGCCCAGGTCTTCTTCGATGCGCAGCAGCTGGTTGTACTTGGCCATGCGGTCCGAACGCGACAGCGAGCCGGTCTTGATTTGCAGGGCGTTGGTACCAACGGCGATGTCGGCAATCGTCGAGTCTTCGGTCTCGCCGGAACGGTGCGAAATGACGGCAGTATAACCGGCGCGCTTGGCCATTTCGATGGCGGCAAACGTTTCGGTCAGCGTGCCGATCTGGTTGATCTTGATCAGGATCGAGTTGGCGATGCCTTTTTCGATGCCTTCTTTCAGGATCTTGGTGTTGGTGACGTACAGGTCGTCGCCCACCAGCTGCACTTTCTTGCCCAGCGCTTCGGTCAGGATCTTCCAGCCATCCCAGTCGTTTTCGGCCATCGCGTCTTCGATCGAGATGATCGGGTACTTGTCGCACCAGGTCGCGAGCATGTTGGTGAATTCGGTGGCGGTCAGCTGCAGGCCTTCGCCTTCAAGGTGGTATTTGCCATCCTTGTAGAATTCGGACGCGGCGCAGTCCAGGCCCAGGCAGATCTGCGTGCCCGGCTCGTAGCCAGCCTGCTCGATCGCTTGCATGATCAGCTTGATGGCTTCTTCGTGGTTGGCCACGTTCGGCGCGAAGCCGCCTTCGTCGCCGACCGAGGTCGCCAGCTTTTTCTCGTGCAGGATCTTTTTGAGCGTGTGGAAGATCTCGGCGCCGTAGCGGATCGCTTCCTTGAAGCTCGGTGCGCCAACCGGGATGATCATGAATTCCTGGATGTCCAGGTTGTTGTCGGCGTGCGCGCCGCCGTTGATGACGTTCATCATCGGCACCGGCATTTGCATCGCGCCCGAACCGCCGAAATAGCGGTACAGCGGCAGGCCGGCTTCTTCGGCGGCAGCCTTGGCCACGGCCATCGACACGGCCAGCATGGCGTTGGCGCCCAGGCGGCTCTTGTTTTCGGTGCCGTCAAGGTCGATCAGGGTGCGGTCGAGGAAGGCTTGCTCGTTCGCGTCCAGGCCCATGATGGCTTCGGAGATTTCGGTATTGATGTTTTCGCAGGCTTGCAGCACGCCCTTGCCGAAGTAACGGTTCTTGTCGCCGTCGCGCAGTTCGATCGCTTCGCGCGAACCGGTCGAGGCGCCCGATGGCACCGCCGCGCGGCCCATCACACCCGACTCGAGCAACACGTCGCATTCGACGGTTGGATTGCCGCGCGAATCGATAATTTCACGGCCGATAATGTCAACGATAGCACTCATATTTCAATCTCCAAAGGGTAAGAAAAAGGTGGGCGGAGCGCGAACGGTCCGCCTGCATCTGTCAGGGCGATCGGGACGGCGGCAAGTGCCGCACTACACAAACTTACGCAAAGCTGGTTTCGAGGAAGCCGGCTTTCTTGACCACGCGGTCGATCTCGACGAGGGTGGTGAGCAATTCCTTCATGCGTGCGAGCGGCACGGCATTCGGGCCGTCCGAGAGCGCCTGGGCGGGGTTGGGGTGCGTTTCCATGAACAGGCCGGCGATACCGGCTGCCACGGCTGCGCGCGAGAGCACGGGAATGTGCTCGCGCTGGCCACCGGATGTGGTGCCCTGTCCGCCCGGCAGTTGTACCGAGTGGGTCGCGTCGAACACGACCGGGCAGTTCGATTCGCGCATGATCGCCAGGGAGCGCATGTCGGAGACGAGGTTGTTGTAGCCGAACGAGGCACCGCGCTCGCAAGCCATGAAGTTGTCTTCATTGAGGCCGGCGTCGCGCGCGGCCTGGCGCGCCTTGTCGATCACGTTCTTCATGTCGCCGGGCGCGAGGAACTGGCCCTTCTTGATGTTGACCGGTTTGCCCGACTGGGCGCAGGCGATGATGAAGTCGGTCTGGCGGCACAAAAAGGCCGGCGTTTGCAGCACGTCGACCACGCTGGAGACGGCGGCGATTTCTTCGATCGTGTGGATGTCGGTCAGGACCGGCACCCCGATTTCGCGGCGCACGTCGGCCAGAATCTCGAGGCCCTTGTCCATGCCGGGACCGCGGAACGAGGTGCCCGAGGAGCGGTTGGCCTTATCAAAAGAAGACTTGTAGATGAACGGGATGCCCAGCGCCGAGGTGATCTCTTTCAAGGTGCCGGCGGTGTCCATCGCCATCTGGCGCGATTCGATCACGCAGGTGCCGGCGATGAGAAAGATCGGGTGTTCGAGGCCGACGTCAAAACCGCAAAGCTTCATGCTGCTTCTCCTGTGAGTGCGGCCGCCGCATGGCCGTTGGCCGCCTTGTGCGCCAGCGCAGCCTTGATGAACGACGTAAACAGCGGGTGGCCGGTGCGCGGCGTCGATTTGAACTCGGGATGGTACTGCACGCCCATGTACCACGGGTGCGCGTTTGCTCCAGTGCGCGGCAGTTCCATGATCTCGCACAAGTCTTCGGTCGGGGTGCGCGCCGAGACAATCATGCCGGCCGCTTCGACCCTGGACAGGTAGTGATTGTTCGCTTCGTAGCGGTGGCGGTGGCGTTCGGTGACCACGCTGCCGTAGATTTCTGCAGCCAGGGTGCCCGGATTGACCGCGCAGGTTTGCGCGCCCAGGCGCATGGTGCCGCCCAGGTCGGATTTTTCGTCGCGCTTTTCGACCTTGCCGTCATGGTTTTGCCACTCGTTGATGAGGGCCACGACCGGCTGGTCGGTGTCGGTGTCGAATTCGGTCGAGTTGGCGTTGGTCAGGCCGGCCATGTGGCGCGCGTATTCGATCAGGGCCACTTGCATGCCCAGGCAGATGCCGAGGTAAGGAATCTGGTGTTCGCGGGCGTAGCGCGCCGCCATGATCTTGCCTTCCACGCCGCGCTTGCCGAAGCCGCCCGGTACCAGGATGGCGTCGTACTTGGCCAGGTGCTCGCAACCCTTGCTCTCGATGTCTTCCGAGTCCAGGTATTCGATGTTGACCTGGCTTTCGGTGTGGATGCCGGCGTGGCGCAGCGCTTCGGTGAGCGACTTGTAGGACTCGGTCAGGTCGACGTATTTGCCGACCATGCCGATGGTGACGGACGCTTTCGGGTTTTCCAGTGCGTAGATCAGCTTGGTCCACATCGACAGGTCGGCCGGCGGCGCTTCCAGGCCGAGCGCTTCCAAGATGATGGCATCCAAACCCTGGTCGTGCAGCATCTGCGGCACCTTGTAGATGGTATCGGCATCCCACACCGAGATCACGGCCTGCTCTTCGACGTTCGAGAACAGCGAGATCTTGGCGCGTTCGTCGTCCGGAATCGGGCGGTCGGCGCGGCACAGCAGCGCGGTCGGGGTGATGCCGATTTCACGCAGCTTTTGCACGCTGTGCTGGGTCGGTTTGGTTTTCAGTTCGCCCGCCGAGGCGATGTAGGGCACCAGGGTCAGGTGCACGAAGGCGGCCGATTTGCGGCCGGCGCGCAGCGACAGCTGGCGTGCCGCTTCCAGGAACGGCAGCGATTCGATGTCGCCCACGGTGCCGCCGATTTCCACCAGCGCCACGTCCACGCCTTCGGCGCCGCGGTAGATGTAATCCTGGATCTCGTTGGTGATGTGCGGGATCACCTGCACTGTCTTGCCGAGGTATTCGCCGCGGCGTTCCTTGCGGATCACCGATTCGTAGATCTGGCCGGTGGTGAAGTTGTTCACCTTGCGCATGCGGGTGCTGATGAAGCGCTCGTAGTGGCCCAGATCGAGGTCGGTTTCGGCGCCGTCGTCGGTGACGAAGACTTCGCCATGCTGCATCGGGCTCATCGTGCCGGGATCGACGTTGATGTAGGGGTCGAGCTTGAGCATGGTGACTTTAAGGCCGCGCGATTCGAGGATCGCGGCGAGAGAGGCGGCGGCAATCCCTTTTCCAAGGGAAGACACAACGCCACCGGTGACGAAGACAAATTTGGTCATTGCAGATGGTGCCGAACGGCACGTGCGGGAAATTGAAATTATACCTTAAACCGGCCAATGCTTCCGCAAAACAAGGTAAAAAACAGCAACAGCGGCGGACCGGGCGGCAGCGTCGGAGCCGTCCGCATTGATCAATTTAAAAGATTGCAGGTTGTCTATTCGGCGTGCGGCAGCGAACAGACATGATCTTGCTCAAGCCTCAGTATTGAACTTTTACCACAGGAGGTCAAAATGTCCTACGAAGAACGCGATGCTTATGGCATGTATGTCGACAAGGGCTCGAAAGGCCCGGGCCCTGAACTGATGGGTGCGGATACCCTGATCGGCGACCATGTGCACAATCTCAAGAATGAGCACCTCGGTGAAATCAAGGAAATCATGTTGGACATGCGCACCGGTAAGATTGCCTATGCAGTCATGTCGAGCGGCGGCGTGCTGACCATCGGCGAGAAACTGTTCGCCGTGCCTTGGGAAGCCTTGACGCTCGACACCGCCAACAAGCGCTTCACCTTGAACATCGATAAGGACCGCATCGAAAACGCGCCCGGTTTCGATACCGACCACTGGCCGGACATGGCCAACCAGCAATGGTCGAGCCAGATTCACAGCTACTACGGCACCAGCGCACACTAAGCGCCCCTCGCCCGGCTCCTCGCGCCCGCCGCCGTCCTGCCAGGACCGGGGGCGTTGCGCGCGGGGGCTGCAGTGGCTCTTGCGCCACCGCATCCCGTCCCGTCTCCGATTCCCATCTCCGCTTCCCGTCTCCGCTTCCCGTCTCCGCTTCCCGTCTCCGCTGGCTGCGCTACCTTCCTGCCTTGCCCCCGCTTTTTCCCGCTGCCCCCTCATCGATGCGCCCCGCGCGCTTGTCGCCTTGCTCGCCGGGCGATTTATAATTTCCTTTTATCAACTTTGCCAACATGGCAAAAACAAGGAATACGATGCACCGATTCACACGTTGACTCGCCTGCCTGCTGGCACCGGCCGTGCTGGCTGCCTGCGGCGGCGGTGGCAATGGCGGCGCCAGCGACAAGCCGCCAGCCACCGTCGCGCCCGGCGGCGACTGGCTGAGCATCCATAGCGCGGCGCTGGAGATCGGCATGGCTGCAGGCCAGCAGAGCGCTTTCGGCATGGACATCTCGCTCGTCCGCACCCCGTCCCAGCCCTTCAATCTGGGCATCGTCGATGGCGGCGGACTGATCGCCTCGTCCGAGGTGGTGGCGGCGCGGCGCGGCAGTACTCGGCAACCATGCGTAGCTCCATCGACCTCCAGCCCGGCACCCACCGCGGCACCGTGGAAGTGCGCGCCTGCGAGGATGATCCCCGGGTCTGCGCCAAGCCGCTCGAGGGTTCGCCTTGGCGCCTGCCGCTGACCATCAACGTCAAGCCGAAGGCCGATACCGGCGGGCGCATGAGCTTTGCCCCGGCCATGGCCGAGATCAGCATGCAGGCTGGCCAGGCGGCCAGCCTGACGGTCGAGGCCAGCACCAGCACCGTGCTGGGCAAGCAGGTCCATGTCGCGCTGACCTACCCGGCCGGCATTCTCGCCGCGCCGGTCGGCGTGCGCGCGCTGTCCGACAAACAGTTCGCGGCAACCCTGGTGCCCGCCAAAGGCTTGGTGTCCGGCGTCTACACCAGCAAGCTTGAAGTGCGCGCCTGCGCCGATGACCCTGCCGTGTGCCATCTGCCCTACGCCGGTTCGCCCTGGACCCTGGCGCTCAAGGTGGCCGTCTTGCCCGCCGACAAGGTGAACCCCCTGCCGGTGCTGCCGCAGCTGGGTCCATGGAGCACTTACCGGGCAATCCGGCGCATACGGGTCATGTGTCGGCCAGCTTCGATCCGGCCAGCTTCGCGCTGCGCCTGGTCGCGTTCAACCTGGCCAGGCGCACCCATGCCTGGACGCTCCAGGGAAAACGGGTGACCACGCCCTCCTATGCCAAGGGCATGCTGTACCTGTTCAACAATACCGGCGGTACGCTGGAAGCGTATGCGCCGGACTTTGGCAAGCTGCTGTGGACGGCGGCGAAGCTGAGCGACCCGGCCGACCCCACCTGGTTCGATCAGCTTGTCGTGACCGATAACCTGGCCTTCATCAGTTCCGAGGACAGCACCTTGGCGCTCGACCTGGCTAGCGGCAAGACGGTGTGGCGCTATGCGCTGGAGGGCAAGCTGTCGATCTCGGATCGGGGCATGCTGTATATCGTGAGCAGGAGCGGACGGGTGGCGGCGATCGGTTTGCAGTGATCCGCCGCGGGCGCTGAAGGTCTTGCGAATCAGAGGTCAGACCCCGGTTAGGAAATCTTTCGAATCAGAGGTCAGACCCCGGTTAATATTTCGGGGGGCTAGCAGAAGTCGCGGCTGCTGGTGTCGAGGCGGCCCATCAGGTGCGACAGGTCGACCAGGCGCTTGGCCACCAGATGCCGCACTTGCCCGTCGCTTTGCCACACGCCGTACACGCCCAGCAAGCTCGCGCCCAGCACTTCGCGCCGCTGTTGTTCCACCAGGCTCGGCCAGACGATCACGTTCACGTTGCCAGTCTCGTCTTCGATGGTGACGAACAGCACGCCCTTGGCCGTCGCCGGCCGCTGCCTGACGGTAACGATGCCGCAGGCGCGCGCCAGCTGTCCCTGCTTGAACCCGTTCAGTTGCGCGGCCGGCAGGAAGCGCTGTTCCAGCAGGCGCGCGCGCAGCAGCGCCAGCGGGTGCCGCCCCAGGGTCAAGCCCTGCGCGCGGTAGTCGCCGACAATGTCTTCGCCTTCGCTCGGGGCATGCAGCAGCGGCACGTCTTCCTCGGGCGTGGTGGGGCGCAGCAAGTCCTTGTCGGGCACCGCGCCCACCGCTTGCCACAGCGCCTGGCGCCGGTTGCCAGCCAGGCCATGCAGGGCATTGGCGCCGGCCAGCACGTGCAGGTCGTGCCGGTCCAGCCCAGCCCGGCGCGCGAGGTCGGCCACGCTCTCGAACGCGCGCACGGCGCGCGCTTCTTCGATCCGCGCGGCCGACTCGGGACGCATGCCGCGCTGCAGCGACAGCCCCAGCCGCACCGCCGGCTGGGCGCCCTCCCCCGGCTCCAGGCTGGAATCCCAGCCGCTGATGGCCACGTCCACCGCGCGCACCTCGATGCCGTGGCGACGCGCATCCTGCACCAGTTGCGAGGGGCTGTAGAAACCCATCGGCTGGCTGTTGAGCAAGGCGCACAGGAAGGCGGCCGGTTCGTGGCACTTGAGCCAGGAACTGGCGTAGGCCAGCAGCGCGAAACTGGCGGCATGCGATTCGGGAAATCCGTATTCGCCGAAGCCCTTGATCTGGTTGAAGATCGATTCGGCAAATTCCAAGGTGTAGCCACGTTCGAGCATGCCGTTGACGATCTTGTCGTAGTATTTTTCCAGCCCGCCCTTGCGCTTCCAGGCGGCCATGGCGCGCCGCAGCTGGTCCGCCTCGCCCGCAGTAAAGCCGGCCGCGATCATCGCTACCTGCATCACCTGTTCCTGGAAAATCGGCACGCCAAGGGTGCGTTCCAGCGCGGCTTTCAATTCTTCCTTGGGGTACAGCGGCTGTTCCAGGCCCTGGCGCCGGCGCAGGTAGGGATGGACCATGCCGCCCTGGATCGGCCCCGGCCGCACCACCGCCACTTCGACCACCAGATCGTAAAAGATGCGCGGCAGCATGCGCGGGAGCATGCTCATCTGGGCGCGCGATTCGATCTGGAATACGCCCACCGTGTCGGCCGCGCAAATCATGTCGTAGGTGGCGCTGTCTTCGGCCGGGATGTCCTGCATCGAAAATACCGTGCCGCGCAGCTCGCCCACCAGGTCGAAGGCGCGCCGCAACACCGAGAGCATGCCCAGCGCCAGCACGTCGACTTTCAGCAAGCCCAGTTCTTCGAGGTCATCCTTGTCCCACTGGATCACGCTGCGGTCGGCCATGGTGGCGTTTTCGATCGGCACCAGGCGCGACAGCTTGCCGGCGGCGATCACGAAGCCGCCCGGGTGTTGCGACAAGTGGCGCGGAAAGCCGAGCAGGCGCTGGGCCAGGGTCGCCCATTGCTGGGCCAGCGGGGAATCGGGGTCGAGCCCGCATTCGGCCAGGCGCTTGACGAGGTCGTCCTTGCTGTCGAACCAGTGGTGGGTCTTGGCGACTTTTTCGACGATGGCCAGGTCGACTCCGAGCGCCTTGCCGCTGTCGCGCAGGGCGCTCTTGGGCCGGTAGCTGATCACCACGGCGGCCAGGGCGGCGCGGTCGCGCCCGTATTTGTTGTAGATGTACTGGATCACTTCTTCGCGCCGCTGGTGCTCGAAGTCGACATCGATGTCGGGCGGCTCGTCGCGCTCCTTGGAGATGAAGCGGCCGAACAGCAGGTTGCCGCGCGCGGGGTCGACTTCGGTGATGCCGAGGCAGTAGCACACGGCCGAATTCGCGGCCGAGCCGCGCCCCTGGCACAAAATCCCGATCGAGCGCGCATGGCGCACGATGTCGTACACGGTCAAAAAATATGGTTCGTAGCGCAGCTCGCCGATCAGCTGGAGTTCGGTTTCGAGCTGTTCCTGCACCTTGGCCGGTATGCCGAGCGGAAAGCGGTGGTGGGCGCCGATATAGGTTTCGGCGCGCAGGTAGCCGGACGGGGTCTGGCCGGGCGGCACCAGTTCGTCCGGGTATT
Protein-coding regions in this window:
- a CDS encoding PRC-barrel domain-containing protein, translated to MSYEERDAYGMYVDKGSKGPGPELMGADTLIGDHVHNLKNEHLGEIKEIMLDMRTGKIAYAVMSSGGVLTIGEKLFAVPWEALTLDTANKRFTLNIDKDRIENAPGFDTDHWPDMANQQWSSQIHSYYGTSAH
- the kdsA gene encoding 3-deoxy-8-phosphooctulonate synthase — its product is MKLCGFDVGLEHPIFLIAGTCVIESRQMAMDTAGTLKEITSALGIPFIYKSSFDKANRSSGTSFRGPGMDKGLEILADVRREIGVPVLTDIHTIEEIAAVSSVVDVLQTPAFLCRQTDFIIACAQSGKPVNIKKGQFLAPGDMKNVIDKARQAARDAGLNEDNFMACERGASFGYNNLVSDMRSLAIMRESNCPVVFDATHSVQLPGGQGTTSGGQREHIPVLSRAAVAAGIAGLFMETHPNPAQALSDGPNAVPLARMKELLTTLVEIDRVVKKAGFLETSFA
- a CDS encoding CTP synthase: MTKFVFVTGGVVSSLGKGIAAASLAAILESRGLKVTMLKLDPYINVDPGTMSPMQHGEVFVTDDGAETDLDLGHYERFISTRMRKVNNFTTGQIYESVIRKERRGEYLGKTVQVIPHITNEIQDYIYRGAEGVDVALVEIGGTVGDIESLPFLEAARQLSLRAGRKSAAFVHLTLVPYIASAGELKTKPTQHSVQKLREIGITPTALLCRADRPIPDDERAKISLFSNVEEQAVISVWDADTIYKVPQMLHDQGLDAIILEALGLEAPPADLSMWTKLIYALENPKASVTIGMVGKYVDLTESYKSLTEALRHAGIHTESQVNIEYLDSEDIESKGCEHLAKYDAILVPGGFGKRGVEGKIMAARYAREHQIPYLGICLGMQVALIEYARHMAGLTNANSTEFDTDTDQPVVALINEWQNHDGKVEKRDEKSDLGGTMRLGAQTCAVNPGTLAAEIYGSVVTERHRHRYEANNHYLSRVEAAGMIVSARTPTEDLCEIMELPRTGANAHPWYMGVQYHPEFKSTPRTGHPLFTSFIKAALAHKAANGHAAAALTGEAA
- a CDS encoding outer membrane protein assembly factor BamB family protein, whose product is MTTPSYAKGMLYLFNNTGGTLEAYAPDFGKLLWTAAKLSDPADPTWFDQLVVTDNLAFISSEDSTLALDLASGKTVWRYALEGKLSISDRGMLYIVSRSGRVAAIGLQ
- a CDS encoding error-prone DNA polymerase, with the protein product MRTAVPAPASPSSLPDYAELYCLSNFTFLHGASHAEELVARAVQLGYSALAITDECSLAGVVRAHAEAKKAALPLIIGAHFHLHHDDGSAALSLILLASNRNGYGNLAELITLARTRTAKGRYLLTPADLASPAPAQAHLAGMPDCLAILLPAYPGHDAADLDRLHTQAAWMAATFPDRAWLGLTLLHRAFDEAHRATVEEVAWQHGLAVVALGHVCMHVRSRKPLHDTLCAIRLNTPVAECGYALAQNAEQHLRARLRLANLYSPEALAETVRIARLCSFSLDQLRYEYPDELVPPGQTPSGYLRAETYIGAHHRFPLGIPAKVQEQLETELQLIGELRYEPYFLTVYDIVRHARSIGILCQGRGSAANSAVCYCLGITEVDPARGNLLFGRFISKERDEPPDIDVDFEHQRREEVIQYIYNKYGRDRAALAAVVISYRPKSALRDSGKALGVDLAIVEKVAKTHHWFDSKDDLVKRLAECGLDPDSPLAQQWATLAQRLLGFPRHLSQHPGGFVIAAGKLSRLVPIENATMADRSVIQWDKDDLEELGLLKVDVLALGMLSVLRRAFDLVGELRGTVFSMQDIPAEDSATYDMICAADTVGVFQIESRAQMSMLPRMLPRIFYDLVVEVAVVRPGPIQGGMVHPYLRRRQGLEQPLYPKEELKAALERTLGVPIFQEQVMQVAMIAAGFTAGEADQLRRAMAAWKRKGGLEKYYDKIVNGMLERGYTLEFAESIFNQIKGFGEYGFPESHAASFALLAYASSWLKCHEPAAFLCALLNSQPMGFYSPSQLVQDARRHGIEVRAVDVAISGWDSSLEPGEGAQPAVRLGLSLQRGMRPESAARIEEARAVRAFESVADLARRAGLDRHDLHVLAGANALHGLAGNRRQALWQAVGAVPDKDLLRPTTPEEDVPLLHAPSEGEDIVGDYRAQGLTLGRHPLALLRARLLEQRFLPAAQLNGFKQGQLARACGIVTVRQRPATAKGVLFVTIEDETGNVNVIVWPSLVEQQRREVLGASLLGVYGVWQSDGQVRHLVAKRLVDLSHLMGRLDTSSRDFC